In Helianthus annuus cultivar XRQ/B chromosome 8, HanXRQr2.0-SUNRISE, whole genome shotgun sequence, a single genomic region encodes these proteins:
- the LOC110870688 gene encoding ATP-dependent DNA helicase pif1-like, whose amino-acid sequence MPYQPPPQQESSLLDNYRDMFEALTGYPYQPNPPVNPNERYQRDACYALGLLDDDSEYIEAIKEANISGSAGYIRNLFATMLLSSTLSRPEVVWESTWKYMTDDFLYRFSKYHRVSGLSIPDEQLKNYVLCEIEKLLTRNNSSLRRFLSMPYPDTSSLDNFRCRLINEELAYDRTELQNVYQGQVNLLTDEQRAVYEEIMNAVHGDNGGVFFVYGYGGTGKTFLWKTLSAAIRSKGEIVLNVASSGIASLPLEGGRTAHSRFHIPLNLNEDSVCHIKPDDDVAKLLQQTKLIIWDEAPMVHKHAFEALDRTMHDIFNISNPSRSDVLFGGNVIVFGGDFRQILPVVRNGGRQEIVNASLCSSYLWSKCKLLTLSRNMRLTVGRPSSEVEEISNFAKWLLDVGEGNVGSSNDGEAIIEIPPELLIDSISDPISSLIDFVYPSILENYNDRNYFSTRAILAPKNEVVHEINDRLLAVFPGEEKEYLSSDSLCPTEDGNVDQQKIYSPDVLNGLKVSGLPNHRLVLKVGVPVMLLRNIDQRNGLCNGTRLKVTKLYSRVIEAEIISGGNIGSRTFIPRMNLVPSDRKIPFAFQRRQFPITVCFAMTINKSQGQSLSKVGLYLRQPVFTHGQLYVALSRVTRRDGIKLLILDNDGRPTNKTTNVVYKEIFNGL is encoded by the exons ATGCCGTACCAGCCGCCACCCCAACAAGAGTCAAGCCTGCTGGATAACTATAGGGATATGTTTGAGGCCCTTACTGGTTATCCGTACCAGCCGAACCCGCCAGTGAACCCTAATgagagatatcagcg AGATGCTTGCTATGCGCTTGGTTTGTTGGATGACGACTCGGAGTACATTGAGGCCATCAAAGAAGCAAATATATCAGGTAGTGCAGGTTATATTCGCAATTTATTCGCCACCATGTTACTGTCAAGCACATTATCTAGACCTGAAGTTGTCTGGGAAAGCACATGGAAGTATATGACAGATGATTTTTTGTACAGATTCTCAAAGTATCATCGTGTTTCAg GTTTATCAATTCCTGATGAGCAACTAAAGAACTATGTTTTATGCGAAATCGAGAAGCTTTTAACTCGGAATAATTCATCGCTTCGAAGATTTTTATCAATGCCTTACCCGGATACTTCATCTTTAGATAACTTTCGCTGCCGATTGATTAACGAAGAGCTTGCTTATGACAGAACAGAGTTACAAAATGTTTATCAAGGTCAGGTGAATTTGTTAACGGATGAACAACGTGCAGTATATGAAGAAATTATGAACGCAGTTCATGGAGACAATGGAGGAGTATTTTTTGTTTACGGTTATGGCGGGACCGGTAAAACATTTTTATGGAAAACATTGTCTGCTGCAATTAGGTCAAAAGGTGAGATTGTATTAAACGTTGCATCTAGCGGAATTGCATCATTGCCGTTGGAGGGAGGAAGAACGGCTCATTCTAGGTTTCATATACCTTTGAATCTTAATGAGGATTCTGTTTGTCATATCAAACCAGACGATGATGTAGCTAAATTACTACAGCAGACCAAACTCATTATATGGGATGAAGCTCCTATGGTTCATAAACATGCATTTGAGGCTTTGGATAGAACTATGCATGACATTTTCAATATATCTAATCCATCCAGGTCTGATGTTTTATTTGGAGGAAATGTAATTGTATTTGGTGGTGATTTTAGGCAAATACTACCTGTTGTTCGAAACGGTGGACGTCAAGAAATTGTGAATGCCTCATTATGTTCTTCTTATCTGTGGAGTAAGTGTAAGTTGTTGACGTTATCTAGAAACATGAGGTTAACTGTTGGAAGACCATCATCTGAAGTTGAAGAGATCAGTAATTTTGCAAAATGGTTGTTGGACGTTGGTGAGGGAAATGTTGGTAGTTCCAATGATGGAGAAGCAATAATTGAAATACCACCTGAGCTTTTAATTGATAGCATATCTGATCCAATTTCTAGCCTGATTGATTTTGTTTATCCGTCAATCTTGGAGAATTACAATGATCGTAATTACTTTAGTACCAGAGCTATACTTGCGCCTAAGAATGAGGTTGTTCACGAGATTAACGACAGATTATTGGCAGTTTTCCCTGGTGAAGAAAAAGAGTATCTTAGTTCTGACAGTCTATGCCCTACTGAAGATGGCAATGTTGATCAGCAAAAAATATACTCCCCCGACGTGCTCAATGGTCTTAAAGTGTCTGGTTTACCAAATCATAGGTTAGTGCTTAAAGTTGGTGTTCCAGTAATGTTGTTGCGAAATATTGACCAACGAAATGGTTTGTGTAACGGTACAAGgttaaaggtcacaaaactttacAGCCGTGTTATTGAAGCTGAGATAATTTCTGGTGGAAATATTGGTTCTCGGACATTCATACCTAGAATGAATTTGGTACCTTCGGACCGAAAGATTCCTTTTGCATTTCAAAGGAGGCAATTTCCAATAACTGTATGTTTTGCAATGACGATTAACAAAAGCCAGGGACAGTCGCTATCTAAGGTTGGGTTGTACCTAAGACAACCAGTTTTCACACATGGTCAATTGTACGTAGCTTTATCCAGGGTTACAAGACGAGATGGAATCAAGTTACTAATACTTGACAATGATGGCAGGCCTACAAATAAAACAACCAATGTTGTATATAAAGAGATATTCAATGGATTGTGA